The genomic region CTCGCCGTGCTTGCGGGCCAGCCGGTCCAGGAAGGCGAAGGTCTCATCGGCGGTGAGCTTGCCGCGCAGGTAGAAGCCGAACGGGTCGGAGTCCATCACCGCGACCGCCAGCCGGAAGTCCCGGTCGCTGCTCCACAGGCCGCGGAAGTGCCGCATCAGCTGCGCGGCCAGCAGGTGCTCGGGTTCCCGGTCGTGCACCTCGTAGCCGTCGCCGAACTGGTTCTTGGCGTTGTTCTTCTCGATGTCGTGGAACAGGATCGCCTTGGCGAATGCCTCCACCGGCACGAACCTCTCGGCGTGCGACTCGCGCGCGGTGAGCTTGAGGTACTGGCCCAGCACCATCTGCGCGTGCTCGTGGAAGGTGTGCCCGTTCGGCTGGCTGGGCGTGCGGTCCGGGCCCTTGTCCGGGGTGCGCGGCTCGGTGCACACCGCGTCGAACTTGCGGGCCAGGTCCCCGGGGTACTTGGTGCGCAACAGTTCCACCAGGTCCCGGGTGGAGCGGCCCTCGCCGAGCATCAGGTTGATCTGGTCGCCGGTGGCGCGCTGGTCCCGCCACACCTGTTCCCGGTTGGCCTTCCACTCGGCGTAGCTGTTGGGGAAGGCGGCAGGGCGCTGGAGCAGCTGGTCCTGGTCGAAGCTCACCGTGAAGCGACCATTGTCGTGGGTCACGCGGGCGCCGATGTCCGCGGCGGTGGCCACCTGCTCCAGCCTGGACAGCTGGTCCGGCGTGGCCGTCGACTCGATGACCACGTTGCCCAGGACCGGGTTCAGCTCAGCGCCCATCCTGACCGTGCCCGCGGCCCTGCGCAGGTCCGCGTTGGCCTTCTCCCAGGTCTTCGCGTCGAACCGGTTGTCGGCAAAGGTGATCTCGATGGTGTCCCCGGCCACCACGGCCGTGCCCCCCGGCCTGACCTGCCGGGCCACGTTGGTCAGCGTCGTGGCCAGTCCGTCCAGCTTGGCCACGTCGAGGAGGTCGGGGGCGAACCGGACGGTGAACCGGTGGACCTCCAGGGTCACCGTCGCGTCCCGGTCCGCGGTGCTGATCGCCTTGCCCAGGTTGGCCATCATCCGTTCCAGCTTCGCCGGGTCGAAGACCGGCACGTTGAAGTCGATCTTGGTGCGGTCCACGTCGGCGGCCAGCACCGCGCCGATCTCGGCCTGGGTGGCCAGTTCCGGCAGGCCCTCCATCAGCTTGGTGATCTCGGTCTGGTCGACCTGGCGGAAGGTGAACCCGGCCAGTGCCGCCTCGGCCCGCTCCCTGGCCAGCTCGGGCACCTGCCGGGCAAGGGAGCGCTGGAAGTCCGGGTCCAGCACGGCCAGCACCGGGTGGTTGCCCAGGGCGTGCTCGGTCTGCCTGGTCAGCTCCGCGAGCACCTCGCCCACCACCAGCTCGCGCAGCTGGTCGGCGCTGGAGCGGGCCAGGTCCTGCTGCCGGAAGGCGGTGAGCGCGGCGTCGGTCACCGGGCCGAGCACCTGCTCGCGCAACACCACGGGCAGCGACTCGGTCTGGACCTGCAACGGTGGCAGGGTCACCTCGTCCAGGCGGCCTCGCGCGTCCGCCACGACCCGTTCCCGGAAGGCCCGCGACCGCTCACCGTAGAGCCAGCTCTGCTTCTTGCCCTGGGCGCGGGTCGGCTCCGGCAACGTGCTCAGGTCCTGGAACTGTTGCTGTAGCGCGGCTTTCAGGTGCGGGCGGATCTCGGCGGCCAGCGCGTGCCTGCTGTCCCCGGTGAGCAGGGCCAGGTCCGGGTGGTTGACCAGGCCACCGGTGCGCTGGTCCGTGCCCTTGCCCGGAGTGCCGAAGGCCAGCGCGTCACTGAGCGGGTTGAGCACCAGGTCCTCGAACGAGGTGGGCTTCTTGCCCGGCTTGCCGGTTCGGCGCACCAGGTCCACCATCGCGGTGTCGGTCTTGGGCACCGTGCCGCTGGGGGTGCCCTGGCGCAGGAAGGCGTCCAGCTCCCGAAGTCCGTTGTCCAGCACGGCCTGCACCACGCTGTCCCGCACGGTCGCCAGCACCCGGCCCGGATCGGCCAGCGGCGGCGCGGTGAGCCCGTCCGGCAGGGTGCCCGCGCTGGGCTTGAGCACCTGGTCCGCGACCGCGGCGACCATGTCCGCACCGGGGCCGTGGGTGTTGAGGAACTCGTTGAGCCGCTTCTCCCGCGCGGGCGGGCTGAGGTCCGGCAGCGAGGTCTCGGTGTCACCGGGGATCTGGGTGGCGTCCCGCTCGAACAGGGCCTCGGGGAACCGGGTGCCGTGCTGGGACTGGGTTTCCAGCCAGGTGTAGTAGTGCTCGCGCAGGTCCGCGGCGAGCCGGTGCAGCTGGTTCGGGTCGTTGCGGAAGCCGTCGAAGACCTCGGTGCCGTCCTCCTCGCGGGTGGCGGCGAACCACGGGTTGTAGGCCAGCGGCGTGCGCGCCGGATCGGGGCTGAAGTTCCGGTCCAGGCCGAGGCGCTGGTAGAGGTCGGCGACCGGCCGGATCCGCCCGGCCCGTGCCGACTGGTCCAGCGTCTGCTGTCCGGTGGGCAGGTAGGTGATCAGCGAGCCGGGGCGGGCGGTGGCCATCAGCGGGCCGAGGTGTCCGCCACCGATGCCGAACTGGTTGCCGTCCCCGCGCTGGTCGACGTTGACGGTGTTCTTGTGCAGCACCGAACCGGTGTGACCCTCCACCGCGGTCTCCTGGGTGAACCGCTGGTACGTCTCCAGCGGCACCAGCCAGGAGCGCAGCACCGGCTGGGGGTTGAGCGCCTGCATCTTCGGCTGTTTCGCGTCCTCCAGGTACTTGGCCAGCCACTGCACCGCGCGCAGCGGCCGTCCGCCGCCTGCCCACAGCCCGCCGTTGGCTCCGCTGGAGATGTGCACCAGGCCGCTGTCCGGGTCCTGCTGGATGTCCTTGAAGTCGGAGAGGACCTGCTGGCCCAGCTGCCCGGCAGGGAAGGTCTCCGGTTTGAAGACCGCGGTGTAGAGGCGGACGAAGTGCTCGCCGCGGATGGTCTCGACCTCCATCTCGCTGCGGTGCAGGGCGGCCAGCTTGTCGCCCTCGGTGATCCGGCTGGAACCGGCGTAGCTGATGTCCGGCCGTCCGATGTGGACGTTCTCCACCACCCCCTGGTAGCGGCCGTCGGCGGCGCGCAGCACGTGCACGGGCACACCGGTGGGCGGGCCGAAGGTGGTGAACTCACCGTTGCGCTCGAACACGTGCACCTGGAGCCCGGCCGCCTCGGCCAGCTCCTGTTCGGTGGTGGCGGTGGCCGCGTGCTCGCGCAGCAGCCGCCGCGGTCCGGTCTCCACTGTGGACAGTCCGGTGTCCAGGGCACTGGCGAAGGTCTCCAGCCGGGTGCCGCCGCGGACCGGGACCGGGTCCACGCCGTGCCGGTCCAGCTGGGTGCGCTGCGGTGCGGGCACCGGCACGATCCCGTGCACCGGCAGCACTCCCTCGGCGATCCGGTTGATCAGCCACAGGTGCCGGGGCATCAGCCGCACGTCGTCCTCGTGCACCCGCACGCCCATCAGGCCGGAGTCCTGGTGCACGCCGCTGGGGTGGATGCCGCCGCGCGGGCGCAGCAGCACCCGGGCGGTGTCCGGCTGGCCGGGGTTCGAGCGTTCGGCGTACTCGTCGGGCAGGCCGAAGTAGTGCGCGATCTCGTGTGCCAGCACCGAGTCCGAGGCGGTGACCGGCCAGTGCTGCTGGGTGCCCCGGCCCTGTTCGCCGACCTTGACCGTGGTGTGCGCGAGCTCCGGCCGGTCCACGAACTCCACGGTGGCGGCGAACTGGTCGCCGCCGGGCAGGCGGTGGCCCTGGTCGAGCAGTCTGCGCACCCCGTCCTGGGCGCGCTGCTTGACCTGCTCGACCTGCTCGTGGGTGACCCTGCCCTCGGCGGCCAGGTGCACCCGCAGGGTGAACTCCTGCACCGCGCCGCGGCCCGGCAGCTCGATCCGCCGGTGGTCGTAGCGGATCAGGCCTTCGTAGTGCGGCACCAGTCCACTGGTCACCGGCGCGTTCTCGGCTGCCCTGAACCGGGCGTCGCCGCGCACGTCCAGCACACTCGCGTTGACCGTGCGCACCGGCGCGTGCTGCCTGGCCTCGGCCCAGTCGGCGCGGTTCAGCGCGGTGTCCGCGCGGTCGAACCAGGGCGCGTGGTCGCGTTCGCTGTGCCGCCAGCCCTCGTCGTCGGCGACCTTGGCTCCGTTGTCCACCTTCGGTTCCGGCCAGCCGCGGCTGGTGGTGTCGGCGGGCGGGCCGGTCGGCGCCTGCCGGGTCTCGGCCGCGGCCTGGGCTTCGCGCTGCCGCTGGATGGCCTCGTCGGTGGCGAACAGCGCGCGCAGGGCCTCGAACTGCTGCTGCAGCGACGGGCCGTTGTCGGTGGGCGGGGCGTACTGGAGGGTCCGGCCGTCCGGGGCGAACAGCGGCCGGTCCTGGGCGTCGGTGGCGAACCGGTTGCTGAAGTGGTTCGGCCCGGTCTGCTGCTGACCGGCTCGGTCGAGGTAGCTGCTGTACCGGGTGTAGGAGGAGAAGTCCGCCTGGTAGTACTGGTGGAACTCCTCGAACAGCTTCCTGGTCTCGGCCGGGGTGCCCTGGCCGTACTTGCGGGCCAGCCGGTCGATGAACGCGAATGTGTCCTCTTTGGACAGTTTGTTGCGCAGGTAGAAGCCGAACGGGTCGGAGTCCACGATCGCGGTGGCCAGCCGGAAGTCCCGGTCGCTGCTCCACAGGCCACGGAAGCGCTGCATCAGCTGCACAGCGAGCAGGTGCTCGGGCTCGCGGTCGTGCAGCTCGTAGCCCTCGCCGAACTGGTTCTTGGCGTTGACCTTCTCGATGTCGTGGAACAGGATCGCCTTGGCCAGCGCCTCCACCGGCACGAACCGGGTGCTGTCGGTCTCCAGCGCGGTGAGCTTGAGGTACTGGCCGAGCACCATCTGCGCGTGCTCGTAGAAGGTGAACGCTTCCTTGGTCTCCTGGGTGCGCACCGGTTTCATGGTGTGCTTGGTGCACACCTCGTCGAACTTGTGGTCCAGGTCCGCGTGGAAGTCCGCGATCAGCCGCTGGACCAGCGCGGTGGCCTTGTGCTCGGGGGTGTCGTCGCTGTCCAGCAACGCCTTCAGCGCGTCCCCGGTGGCCCGCTGGGTCAGCCGGGTCTGCTCCTGCTCGGCCCGCCAGCGGGCGTAGTCGTTGGGGAACGGGTCCGCCTCGGTGCCCAGCAGCCTGGGCTGGTACGCCACCGTCAACTGACCATCGCCGGTGGTGGTCACCAGCCCGCCGATCTCGGCCCTGGCGATCACCTGGCTGACGTTCTTGGTCAGGTTCGCGACCCTGGCCTCGTCGGCCAGCCGGGAGCGGAAGTCGAGGGTGAGCCGGGCATCGTCGGCGCTCAGCAGGGAGCTGACGCCCTCCTGCTTGGCCAGGTCGCGCACCGCCGCGGTCAGCTCGGCGACCCGCGCCGGGTCCGCGTCCTGGGTGTTCAGCTCGACCCGGAACTGGCCGGGCCGCGGTGTCAGGGTCGGGGTCTGCTCCGGCGTGGTGCTCGCGGTTTCCAGGTCGCGCAGCACCTGGTCGATCAGGGCCGGATCGGTCGGCGGGGTGGCGAACCGCACCGTGAGCAGGTTGGCGGTGTCGGCGGTGATCTCGGCGCTGATCCGCCCGTCGAGCGCCCGCTTCAGCTTCGCGCCGAGCCGGTTCAGGTCCGCGTCCGCCAGCGGGCGGGAGAGCTCCACCGTGATCGCGGCCGGGTCGGTGACCACCCTGCCCAGTCCCGAGTTCGCCACCACCGGGCCGAGTTTCGCCAGCAGGCCGTCGACCTTGGCCTGGTCCCACAGCCGGGACTCGAACCCGATGGTGTTGCTTGCTGTGTCCACAGTGGACACCAGACCCGCGCCTTCCTGCTTGGCCACCTCGGCCAGGCCCGCCTTGAGGTCGCTGACCTTGCCGGGGTCGCTGATCTTGGCGTCGAAGTCGATCCGGAACCTGGCCGGACGCGGTTCCACCCGCACGTCGAGCTTCGCCTCGTTGATCGCCTTGGTCAGGTTCTCGGTCAGCGTGTCCGCGACGATCGGGCCGCCGAACTCCGCCGTGATCCGGTTGGTGGTGGGGTCGGCCCGCACCTGCCCGGTGAGCTTGGACTTGGCGATCGCGTTGTCCAGGAGCTGGGTCATCGCGGTGACCTTGTTGCCCGGCGTGCCTTCCGGGAAGTGCAAGGTGATCGCGTCGGGGTCGAGGGTCAGCGCGCCGACACCGTGGTCGCCGACCACCGCACCCAGGCGCTTGCCCAGCTCGGTGATCTGCCCCGGGTTCCACCGCTGCCGGTCGAAGTCCACCGTGACCCGGTTCAGGCCGACCGAGGCGACCAGGTCGATCCCGTTGCCCCTGGCCGACTTCGCCGCATCCGCCAGCACGGCGGCGACCTTGTCCGGGTTCCACATCCGGGAGTTGAAGTCGACCTTGATCCGGTCGGCGTCCGCGGCCAGCAGCGCGCCGATCTCGGCCTGGGAGGCCAGTTCCGGCAGGCGGCCCATCAGCTTGGCGACCTTGGTCGGGTCGATGTCGGTGAAGACGAAGGACTTCAGCCCCTCGGTCACCCGCTTGCTGACCTGGGTGGCGACCGTGGTGGCCAGCTCCGCGCGCTGCCGCTGGTCCAGCAGCCGCATCAGCGCCCGCTCGTTGATCGCCTGCTCGGTGGCCGTGCTCAGCCGGTCCAGCACGTTCTCCCGCACCAGGGTGCGCAGGTCATCGGCTTTGCGGCCCAACAGGTTCTGCTCGCGGAAGTCGGCCAGCGCCTCGGTGGTGGCCGGGCTGATGATCTTCGGGCCCAGCGCCTCGGTCAGCTGCTTCTTGCCGATCTCCAGCTCCGGCACGGGCACGTTGTCGCCGAACAGCTGCCGCCGCAGGTCGGTCGGCAGCTTGGCCGGGTCGATCTGCAACGCGGTGCCGCCCTGGTCGTCGCGGAGGTCGCGCAGCACCAGCTCCTGGAACCTCGCCATTCGATCACCGGTGAGCCAGCCGGCGCCCCGGCCAGGGAGCTTGTCCAGCTCCTGCAAGGCCGCCGTCGTGAGCTGCCGCTGCACGGCCGCTTTCACCTGGGGCAGCACGATCTCGGCGAGGGTGTTCCGGCTGGACCCGGTGAGCAGGCTGAGGTCCGGCTGGGTGGCGATGCCCGCGAACTGGCGCTTCTTCACGGTGGTCCCGTCCCACACCGCCTGGGCCAGTGGCTTCAGCACACCGTCGGCGAAGGACACCGGGACCTTGTTCACCTTGCCCGGCCCGTTCTCCACCATCTTCTGGAACTCGGCCAGCGAGTTGCGCGCGAGCTGAACGCGCACCGCGGCCAGGCCGGCGTTCAGCCCGTCGGCGAGCAGGGTGCCCCGCACCGCGGTCAGCGCGGCACCGGCGTCGGCCGGCTGGGTGTCGGGCATCTTGTGCAGCTGCTCGCGCACCACGACCTCGCTGGCGGCGAGCACCTGCGACTCCACCGCGGCCACGGTGGCCTTGCCGGGGCCGACGGTGTTGAGGAACTCGTTCAGCCGCCGCTGCCGGGTGGTCGGGCTCTGGTCCGGCAGCGGAGTGGTGGTGCCGCCGGGGAACTGGGTGGCATCCGGCTGGATCAGCGCGTCCGGGACCGTGCCCGCCGGGGCCTGGTTCTGCTGCCAGGTGAGGTAGTGCTCGCGCAGGTCCGAGGCGATCCGGTGCAGCTCGCCCGGATCGTTGCGGAAACCGATGCCGCCGGTGTTCTTCTCGGTCAGCCACGGGTTGTAGGCCATGCCCAGCACGTCGGGGCGGAACTTCCGGCTCAGCCCGACCCGCTCGTACAGGTCGGCCACCGGCCGGACCCGCCCGGCCAGCTGCTCCGGCGGTGGCGGCGTCTTCGAGTACGGCAGGTAGGTCTCCAGCGAACCGGGCCGGGCCTGCTCGATCAGCGCGTCCAGGTGCTTGCCGCCGATGCCGAACTGGTTGCTGTCGGCCCGCTGGTCGACGTTGAAGCTGTGCGTGGCGGGGTCGCTGCCGGTGCTGCCCTCCACCGCGGTCTGGTCGGCGATCCGCTGGTAGACGTTGAGCGGCACCAGGAAGGAGCGCAGCTTCGGGGAGAGCGTGGCCCCGTCGGTCACCACGTACTTGGCCAGCCACTGCATCGCCCTGATCGGCCGGCCGATGCCCGCCCACAGCTGCGGGTTGTTGCCCGGCGAGATGCTCAGCTGCCCGCTGACCGGGTTCTGCTGGATGTCCTTGAACGGCGAGGTGACCCGCTTGCCCGGCTGTTCGGGGAACTTGGCCGGGTTGACGATGGCGGTGTAGACCCGGACGAAGTGCTCACCGCCGATGGTCTCGATCTCCATGTCGCTGCGGTGCACCAGCCGGTCCTCACCGTGCGCCACCGTACGGGACGGGCCGGGGTAGCTGATGCCCGGCCGTCCGATGTGGACGGTCTCGGTGATGCCCTGGTACAGCTGGGATTCGGTCCGCACCACGTGCACCGGCAGGCCGGTGGGGTCGCCGTGCCGGGTGAAGGTGCCGTCCGGCTCGATCACGTGCACCTGGAGGCCGGTGGCCTTGGCGATGTCCTGCTCGCTGGTGGCGGCGGCGATCCGGTTGAGGCGGTGGGTCTCGCCCTTGGGCAGGGTGGCTTTGAGCGCTTCCTTGAAGCTGAGCAGCGGGGTGGTGCCGGGGACCGGGACGGGGAGAGCGCCGTGTTTGTCGAGCTGGTCGCGCTGGCGGGGTGGCAGGTTCTCGTAGGCCGTGCGGGACGGGTCGGGCGTGGTCGCGGGCGGCGGGGTGGTGGTGGGTGGGGTGGTGGGGTCGGTGGCGGCGGTGTGGGTGTGCGGGTTGACCAGGGACGGGTCGGGGGTGGTGGCGGGGGTGGGTTGAGGGATGTGCTGGTTGTGGGTTTCGGGTTGGGGGTGTGGGGATCCGGCGGGGCGGGGCGGGTGTTGCCGGGGTCGGGCTGGGTGGTTTCGGGCTGGGGCGGGGTGGGCTGGTTCGGGTCGGGGTGGGTGGAGGTTGGCGGGGGTGGGGCGGGCTGGGACGGGTCCGGTTGGGTTGAGGTGGGGGCGGGCGGCGTGGACTGGCCCGGGTCGGGTTGGGTCGCCGGGGGCGGCGGGGGCGGGGTGGGGTTGGACGGGTCCGGCTGGGTGGGGGCGGGCTGGGTTGGGGCGGGCTGGGTGGGGGCAGGCTGGGTCGGGGCAGGCTGCGAGGGGTCCGGTCGCGTCGGCTCGGGGTTCGACGGATCGGGTTGCGGCGTGGTGGTTTGCGGCGGTGCGGGCTGCGAGGGGTTGGGCTTGGGCTGGGAGGGATCGGGCGAGGTTGGCGCGGGCTGGGTCGGGCTGGGCTGGGTCGGATTGGGCTGCGTCGGGTTGGGCTGGGTCGGGTTCGGCTGGGGTGACGGGCTCCGCTGGGACTGCGGGGGTGGCGACTGGTTCGAGGTGTTCGGGTCGGTCGAGGTGTTCGGGGTCGGCGCGGGCGGAGTTTCCACAGTGGACTGCGATCCGCCCGGTGTGGGACCCTCGGAACTGGTCGTGGTGCTGGGGTTCAGGTCGGGCATGGTGATGTCGCCGGGGTTGGGCAGGTCACCGAGGTCGCCCATGTCACCACCGGTGCCGGAGCCGCCGCCGCCCTTGGCGCGGTGCTTGAACTTGCCGGTGCCGCCCTCGACCATGCCCTCGATGCCGCCCGCGCTGAGGTTGTACAGCGAGGCGTTGTTCGGGTCCAGCGCGACGCTGGTCAGGTACTCGTGCAGGCCGCCCTTGATGCCGCTGCCCAGGACGTTCTTCTCGTTGAAGAACTTCGGCGCGACCTTGTTGCCGATCCCGCCCAGGCCGAAGCCGATCAGGCCGCCGACCGCGCCGGCCTTGAGCGCGTCCAGGGTCTTCTTGGTGTCCCACTCGGTGCGGGTGCCCATCAGCATCTGCAGGCCCTGCACCACCACGTCCATGCCGACCTGGAAGATCACGCCCTGCACCACGGCCATGAACAGCCGTTGCAGCACCTGCTTGACCACCATCCGGGCCGAGGTGGTCAGCGCCGCCTGCGCGGCCGCGGCGGCCGGTGCCGCGGTGCCCAGGCTGGCCGCGACCCAGAACGCCAGCTGGGCGATCTGCACGGCCAGCCAGACCAGGGTGGCGATGATCATCAGCTTGGCGTACTCGACCTCGAGGGCCACGTCCCTGGCGCCCTTGCCGAGGTTGGCCGAGGTCTTGGCCACCGCGGGCACCGAGGCGCGGAACTTGCCCATGAACAGCCGGAACTGCTCCGCGGCCTGTCCCTGCAACGCCGCCAGCAGCTGCGCGGTGGGCGCGTCCAGCTGCGCGGCCAGCGCGGTGAGGTCGCGGTTGGCGCCGTCCCAGGCGTCGGCCAGCCTGCGCAGCTGGTCCTCATCGCCCTTGGGCCACTGGTCGCCGACCACGATCGGCACCAGCCACAGCAGGGCTCCCGGCATCTGCAAGCTCATCGGCGGCCGCCCCCGCCCGAACCGTGCTGACCGCCGGTGCCGGGCTGGCCGCTGGCGGGCGCGTCGCCGGAAACCCGGCTGAGCAGGTCGCTGACCAGCTTGGCCTGCTCCTCGCCGTTGGCCAGGCCCTTGCTCATCAGGGTCACCCCGTCGCCGGTCTTGCGCAGCACCTTCGCGATGCCGGGCAACGCCTCCAGGACCTGCGCCCTGGCCGGCAGGTAGTCCTTGGCGAACTGCTTGCCGATCTGGTCATCACCCCAGCACTCGCCGACGCTGGTGATCTGGCTCGCCAGCACCGCGGCCATCCGCTCGGCCGCGTCGGCCAGCTGGCTGAAGCTCGCGCCCGCCCTGGCGATCGCGTCGGTGTCGGCGCCGAAGGTGCCCTGTGACATGGTCAGGCCCGCCTGTCCTCGCCCGTGGGCGTGCCGTGCTTGAGGTAGTGCCGCACCGCGTCCGGCATCGGCGGCTGTTCGGGCACGAAGGCCGCCACGCCCTCGGCGCGGAAGGCGGCCAGCATGTCCTCCTGGCCCGCGGTGAACGGGGCCAGCAGTTCCGCGACCTCGGTGGCGGCCTTGGCCTTGGCCGAGTCGATGGTCTCCAGCAGCACCGCGGCCAGCTCGCTGGGCGCCATCCGCCGGTACGCGCCGGAGGGGAAGGCCAGCTCCAGGATGTCGCCGTGCGCGCCGACGGTCACCTCCACGCTGTGCCCGGCGGCGGTCGCGGTGGCGCGCACCTGGGCCAGCGCGCGCTGCATCTCGCCGAGCTTGGCCCGCTGCTCCTGGTAGCCGGCCAGCAGCTCGTCGATCTCCTGCTGAAAGGGGTTGGACATGTCGTTGCCTTCCAAGGGCCCCCGTGGCCAGCACGCGCGGTCTGGCCACGGGGGCGTGGTGTGGTCCCGGGCGGCGCCCGGTCAGTGGTGTTCGGGACGACCGAGCACGCCCGGGGGGAGTTGGGGGTCGGCGCCCCAGACGTCCTCGTCCTCGACCAGCCAGGTGAGGCGTTCCCGTTCCTGCTGACCGCTGGGGGCGGCACCGCCACCAGGGACCATCGGCCCGAGCGGCCCGGCGGAGCCACCCGTGCCTCCGGCGCCGGGGTAGGC from Crossiella sp. CA-258035 harbors:
- a CDS encoding YbaB/EbfC family nucleoid-associated protein; translated protein: MSNPFQQEIDELLAGYQEQRAKLGEMQRALAQVRATATAAGHSVEVTVGAHGDILELAFPSGAYRRMAPSELAAVLLETIDSAKAKAATEVAELLAPFTAGQEDMLAAFRAEGVAAFVPEQPPMPDAVRHYLKHGTPTGEDRRA